A genomic stretch from Telmatocola sphagniphila includes:
- the cbiQ gene encoding cobalt ECF transporter T component CbiQ has translation MANALQKIPSAGASFEPRAKLLATLSAFILLIASQSIPILAGAVGYILVICFLVRMPWIWTLNRVLLVWLAALPFLLFAPFWITEGRKLAEVWGLAVYEGGMKFSLVLVLRTTGISLWALFILATTSWTQGIQAAQKLGMPRKLGAILLLTHRYIFLMNAELDRIKVAVRIRGFRNRMNLHSQKTIGHLLGFLFQQGFQRSETLHQALMVRGFNGQLPSLRTPVMKTKDWVFLTFSILLHSALLAGDWMGR, from the coding sequence ATGGCCAATGCTCTGCAGAAAATTCCGTCGGCCGGCGCTTCGTTTGAACCCCGAGCTAAATTACTGGCGACCCTATCCGCGTTTATCCTATTGATCGCCAGCCAGTCGATTCCGATCCTGGCCGGGGCCGTCGGTTATATCCTGGTTATCTGCTTTCTCGTGCGAATGCCTTGGATTTGGACCCTGAATCGAGTTCTTTTAGTCTGGCTGGCGGCGTTGCCTTTTCTCTTGTTCGCACCATTCTGGATCACGGAAGGCCGAAAGTTGGCGGAGGTCTGGGGATTAGCGGTCTATGAAGGTGGGATGAAATTTTCCCTGGTTCTGGTTCTACGCACCACGGGCATTTCCCTTTGGGCGTTATTTATCCTGGCTACAACCAGTTGGACCCAGGGAATACAGGCCGCGCAAAAACTGGGAATGCCCCGAAAACTGGGGGCCATTCTGCTTCTGACCCACCGCTATATTTTTCTGATGAATGCCGAGTTGGATCGAATCAAAGTAGCAGTGCGCATTCGCGGTTTTCGGAATCGCATGAATCTGCACAGCCAGAAAACCATAGGTCATCTGCTCGGATTTCTGTTTCAGCAGGGTTTTCAGCGATCCGAGACTCTGCACCAGGCTTTGATGGTTCGCGGTTTTAACGGTCAACTCCCCAGTCTGCGGACCCCCGTGATGAAAACCAAAGATTGGGTATTTCTGACTTTCTCGATTTTGCTTCATTCCGCCCTGTTGGCCGGGGATTGGATGGGAAGATGA
- a CDS encoding D-TA family PLP-dependent enzyme: MIATQYSVTNLAKLFSPSLLFFEELIEANLKRVVEIAGSSDRLRPHVKTHKCPEIVQKALQQGITKHKCATIAEAEMLAIEKVPDVLISYPLVGPNLQRLTALIQKYPATSFAILVDHPTSLKMLEQALCEAGVKVRVLLDLDVGQHRTGICVEKAGDLYRQLASTKNVIPDGFQLYDGHNNQPELESRKKGVEAFLEPILQLRSLLEKQGIPVPRLVCGGTPSFPVHASLNIPGVECSPGTFVLHDAGYGEKYEDLRGFQPAAVVLTRVVSKPTKDRVTFDVGTKAIASDPPAGKRLKLIGFDNFEPVGHNEEHFIIQTPEADRFQPGDWMYAVPIHICPTVALHATAYVVKGQKVGEQWKITARDRVLTI; this comes from the coding sequence ATGATCGCAACTCAATACAGTGTGACCAATCTTGCTAAGCTCTTTAGTCCTTCGCTGCTATTCTTCGAAGAACTTATCGAGGCTAATCTCAAAAGAGTCGTCGAAATTGCCGGGTCATCGGATCGCCTTCGCCCGCATGTGAAAACGCATAAATGTCCCGAAATCGTTCAAAAAGCCCTCCAACAGGGCATCACGAAGCATAAATGTGCCACGATTGCCGAAGCGGAAATGCTTGCGATCGAAAAAGTGCCCGATGTGCTGATTTCCTATCCGCTGGTCGGTCCGAACCTCCAAAGGCTTACCGCCCTGATTCAAAAATACCCGGCCACGTCCTTCGCGATTCTCGTCGATCATCCGACCTCTTTGAAAATGCTGGAACAGGCTTTATGCGAAGCCGGCGTGAAAGTCCGAGTTCTCCTCGATCTCGACGTCGGACAGCATCGCACGGGCATTTGCGTGGAAAAAGCAGGTGATCTCTATCGACAGCTAGCTTCGACGAAAAATGTTATCCCCGATGGTTTCCAACTCTACGATGGCCATAACAACCAGCCGGAATTGGAGTCCCGTAAAAAGGGAGTGGAAGCATTTCTCGAGCCGATTTTGCAATTGAGATCCCTACTCGAAAAGCAGGGAATCCCCGTTCCTCGGCTGGTGTGCGGAGGTACTCCTTCCTTTCCCGTGCATGCTTCCCTCAATATTCCCGGAGTGGAATGTTCGCCGGGAACGTTCGTGCTGCACGATGCCGGGTATGGTGAGAAATACGAGGATTTACGCGGTTTTCAGCCTGCGGCTGTCGTACTGACGAGGGTGGTTTCCAAACCGACGAAAGATCGGGTCACATTCGACGTCGGAACCAAGGCCATAGCCAGCGACCCGCCGGCCGGGAAGCGACTGAAGTTGATCGGCTTCGATAATTTTGAGCCTGTAGGGCACAACGAAGAGCACTTCATCATCCAAACTCCCGAAGCGGATCGGTTCCAACCCGGGGATTGGATGTACGCCGTGCCGATTCACATTTGTCCCACGGTAGCGCTGCATGCAACGGCCTATGTTGTGAAGGGACAGAAGGTGGGCGAACAGTGGAAGATCACGGCTCGCGACCGCGTCCTTACGATTTGA
- a CDS encoding DMT family protein — translation MLPIFLLIGSNIFMTVAWYGHLKFKDHSIWIVIAVSWMIALPEYLLQVPANRLGTNTFSATQMKIFQEVISVTIFILFGYFYLRESPTWRTGGAFLLILLAAGLAASDHKKPLIVELENPQQIAAK, via the coding sequence GTGCTACCAATTTTTTTGCTGATAGGCTCCAACATCTTCATGACCGTGGCCTGGTATGGCCATTTGAAATTCAAGGATCATTCGATCTGGATCGTTATTGCTGTCAGTTGGATGATCGCACTGCCGGAGTACCTGTTGCAGGTGCCGGCGAACCGACTGGGGACGAACACGTTCAGCGCGACGCAAATGAAGATCTTCCAGGAAGTGATCTCCGTTACCATCTTCATACTTTTCGGTTACTTTTATCTGAGAGAATCGCCGACCTGGCGAACAGGAGGGGCATTTTTGCTGATACTGCTGGCCGCCGGATTGGCTGCGAGCGATCACAAGAAACCGCTGATTGTGGAACTCGAAAATCCGCAACAGATCGCGGCGAAATAA
- a CDS encoding S9 family peptidase encodes MRWLGFSLILLVLPVDSHAQDKPVNDQPDTSFLREYAESQGFLRGRPGNFQFTEDNKYVLFLRSRASEPQLALHSLDLATGKIEELLLASQLMGTKEENLTIEEKARRERMRIVARGISNYFQIPNSQQLLIPLSGKLYTFDRLQKKSQELKLSGSPIDPQLSPDGRKVGYVLLQDVYVYDLATDKESRITHGGTLVKTHGLAEFVAQEEMKRMHGFWWSPDSKMMLIEEADHEGLEQWTVNDPSKPDRAGLPQYYPRPGKKNAKVRVGLISLEDGQAGKEPSWLKFEEITFPEFDPQSGSPSPKSAESWEYLTNVGWSNETGLLIIWQTRSQQHQAIFRVEGEKKDTEIISRQHNSRFLNLYPESLKSLPKSKLFFATYQRDFDRLCFQNSESGKGVFSFADLDQKKISDLSEPALFEKLISAKSDGTEFIITGYPFKDAEANGSSEIHLYRIRIPKNEGEDLKLERFSEEPGQHTAVFARDHSWSVRTHTSIKNMPQSSVWFGNQKKFDIPSVGAEPKLDLRWEWLNVVSGETFNSPRNETRELNFSTCILRPTNFDPKKKYPVIVDVYGGPHHLTVVNAMRPWLIKQWLANQGFIIVGIDNRGTPGKGIEWERNIYGKFGSIPLADQQLALRQLALKYPELDIDRSGIVGWSFGGYMSALAMLDEKSFFKAGVAGAPVTDWEDYDTHYTERYMGLLPEHQKDYDEANLIKKAKNLRGPLMLVHGSADDNVYFRHSLRLADALFRAGKDFEFVPLAGITHMYQADPEVTEKLWVRTAKFFKKHLGEPK; translated from the coding sequence ATGCGTTGGCTCGGTTTTTCGTTAATACTTCTCGTACTGCCCGTTGACTCGCATGCTCAGGACAAACCGGTGAACGATCAACCCGACACTAGCTTCCTGCGGGAATACGCCGAATCTCAGGGGTTTCTCCGAGGCCGTCCCGGTAATTTCCAGTTCACCGAAGATAATAAATATGTGCTCTTCCTCAGGAGCCGGGCAAGCGAACCTCAACTGGCCCTGCATTCCCTCGATTTAGCTACCGGAAAAATTGAAGAACTTCTGCTGGCTTCGCAGCTGATGGGAACCAAAGAGGAAAACCTGACAATCGAGGAGAAAGCCCGACGCGAACGGATGCGAATTGTCGCTCGAGGCATTTCCAATTACTTCCAGATTCCAAATTCGCAGCAGCTCTTGATTCCCCTCTCCGGCAAGCTCTACACTTTCGACCGGTTGCAGAAGAAAAGCCAGGAATTGAAGCTCTCCGGTTCGCCCATAGATCCGCAACTCAGTCCCGATGGCAGAAAAGTCGGCTATGTGCTCCTTCAGGACGTGTACGTTTATGATCTCGCGACCGATAAGGAATCTCGGATTACGCACGGCGGCACACTGGTGAAAACGCACGGCCTGGCGGAGTTCGTGGCCCAGGAAGAAATGAAGCGGATGCACGGCTTCTGGTGGTCGCCCGATTCCAAAATGATGCTGATTGAGGAGGCCGATCACGAAGGGTTGGAACAGTGGACGGTCAATGATCCGAGCAAGCCGGATCGGGCTGGCTTGCCGCAATATTACCCTCGCCCCGGTAAGAAGAATGCCAAGGTCCGCGTCGGACTCATTAGTCTGGAAGATGGTCAGGCGGGTAAGGAACCATCCTGGCTGAAGTTTGAGGAGATCACTTTTCCAGAGTTTGATCCTCAAAGTGGTAGCCCCTCACCAAAATCTGCAGAATCATGGGAATACTTAACAAATGTCGGCTGGAGCAACGAAACGGGATTGCTCATTATCTGGCAAACCCGGTCCCAGCAACACCAGGCTATTTTTCGGGTTGAAGGAGAAAAGAAAGACACGGAGATTATTAGCAGACAGCATAATTCTCGCTTTCTGAATCTCTATCCGGAGTCTTTGAAGTCGCTCCCTAAGAGCAAGTTATTCTTTGCGACATATCAGAGAGATTTTGATCGGCTCTGCTTCCAAAATTCCGAATCGGGCAAAGGGGTCTTTTCTTTTGCAGACTTAGATCAAAAGAAAATTTCGGATCTTTCAGAACCAGCATTATTCGAAAAGCTGATCTCCGCAAAATCTGATGGGACAGAATTCATTATTACCGGATACCCGTTCAAGGACGCAGAGGCCAACGGTAGCAGTGAGATCCATCTCTACAGAATTCGTATCCCAAAGAATGAAGGAGAGGATCTCAAATTAGAACGTTTTTCCGAGGAGCCCGGCCAGCATACCGCTGTATTTGCCAGGGATCATTCATGGTCCGTGAGAACGCATACTTCGATCAAGAATATGCCGCAAAGTAGCGTCTGGTTCGGCAACCAGAAGAAATTCGACATACCCTCCGTCGGTGCGGAACCGAAATTGGATCTACGTTGGGAATGGTTGAATGTTGTAAGTGGTGAAACCTTTAACAGTCCCAGGAATGAAACGCGAGAGTTGAACTTCTCCACTTGCATTCTCCGGCCGACCAATTTCGATCCTAAGAAGAAATATCCGGTCATCGTGGATGTCTATGGTGGCCCACATCATCTCACCGTCGTAAATGCCATGCGGCCCTGGCTCATCAAGCAATGGCTGGCGAATCAGGGATTTATCATCGTCGGTATCGACAACCGAGGAACCCCGGGCAAAGGAATCGAGTGGGAACGTAACATTTATGGCAAATTTGGTTCAATTCCATTGGCGGATCAGCAACTGGCTCTGCGGCAGTTAGCTCTTAAATATCCGGAGTTGGATATTGATCGTTCGGGTATCGTCGGCTGGTCCTTCGGCGGGTACATGTCGGCTCTCGCAATGCTGGATGAAAAAAGTTTCTTCAAAGCGGGTGTGGCCGGGGCTCCGGTCACTGACTGGGAAGATTACGATACCCACTACACAGAACGCTACATGGGCTTGCTGCCGGAGCACCAAAAAGACTACGATGAAGCGAATCTGATCAAAAAAGCCAAGAATTTGCGCGGCCCTTTGATGCTGGTGCATGGTTCCGCCGATGACAATGTCTATTTTCGGCACTCTCTCCGCCTGGCCGATGCGCTGTTCCGCGCCGGCAAGGATTTCGAATTCGTTCCCTTGGCGGGTATCACCCACATGTATCAGGCCGATCCGGAAGTCACGGAAAAGCTCTGGGTTCGCACGGCGAAATTCTTCAAAAAGCATTTGGGCGAACCGAAATAA
- a CDS encoding peptidylprolyl isomerase: MKIIGKPVVLALSLVWSAGVVNAQGPAGGSPNGGIAIPAVGGAEVATPRPTGVAARVNNQNIPEVAVARALKAVPVEDRAKARPEIIQFLIDNALIDQYLGALKISVDAFEVEKKLAEFKAEATSHKQEYAKVLENLMLTEEELKEHIVGQTRFDKFVAQQATPEVLQQMFKANIDVFDGTLVRARHILVTPKDDSAKSKQEAEVRARQIKVALTKAVNEAMVKLPADTTKEAREQYRLKFTEDAFKQLAQSYSDCPSKSEGGDLNWFPRAGSMVEPFAKAAYALPAGTVSDIVPTQFGYHLILVTQRKQGAPTEFEKVKDAVRMYYEGKLREAITAKMRATAKIEVTPGR, from the coding sequence ATGAAGATTATCGGAAAGCCGGTGGTACTGGCTCTTTCGCTGGTATGGTCCGCAGGTGTTGTCAACGCTCAAGGACCGGCTGGTGGTAGCCCGAACGGTGGAATCGCCATCCCCGCTGTCGGTGGAGCGGAAGTTGCCACTCCACGACCCACCGGAGTGGCCGCCCGCGTCAACAATCAGAATATTCCCGAAGTCGCCGTGGCTCGCGCACTGAAAGCAGTGCCCGTGGAAGATCGAGCCAAGGCTCGGCCGGAAATCATTCAGTTTCTGATCGACAATGCTCTGATCGATCAATACCTCGGTGCCCTGAAGATCAGCGTCGATGCCTTCGAAGTGGAGAAGAAACTCGCTGAATTCAAAGCCGAAGCGACCTCCCACAAGCAGGAATACGCCAAGGTTCTCGAAAACCTGATGCTCACCGAAGAAGAGCTCAAGGAACATATCGTAGGGCAGACTCGCTTCGATAAGTTCGTTGCACAGCAGGCGACCCCAGAAGTGCTTCAACAGATGTTCAAGGCGAATATAGACGTGTTCGACGGTACGCTGGTCCGCGCCCGCCACATTCTGGTGACTCCAAAAGATGATTCCGCCAAGAGCAAGCAGGAAGCCGAAGTCAGAGCTCGCCAGATCAAGGTGGCACTCACCAAGGCCGTTAACGAAGCCATGGTCAAATTGCCGGCGGACACGACTAAAGAAGCCCGCGAGCAATATCGCCTGAAATTCACCGAAGATGCTTTCAAGCAGCTCGCCCAGTCCTATTCCGACTGCCCTTCGAAGAGCGAAGGCGGCGATCTGAACTGGTTCCCGCGTGCTGGCAGCATGGTGGAGCCTTTCGCCAAGGCGGCTTACGCGCTGCCTGCGGGAACGGTCAGCGACATCGTTCCCACGCAATTTGGATACCACCTGATTCTGGTGACGCAACGCAAGCAGGGGGCGCCGACGGAATTTGAGAAGGTTAAGGATGCCGTCCGAATGTACTATGAAGGGAAGCTTCGCGAAGCCATTACTGCGAAGATGCGGGCTACCGCGAAAATTGAAGTGACTCCCGGTCGCTAA
- a CDS encoding pyridoxine 5'-phosphate synthase, whose translation MIRLGVNIDHVATVRQARRGFEPDPVLAAGLALLGGADTITIHLREDRRHIQDRDLYILRQTLPSGLNLEMACSDEIVQLALKTKPDQVTLVPEKRQELTTEGGLDVIGNEAAVAQVTQQLGSAGIDVSLFIDPSIEQVEKSAKLGVRAIEFHTGSYAEARGRDAVAHQLGLLRKAAARAIKLGLHVHMGHGLNYLNVQPIVRIPGVEELNIGHSIISRAIFVGLERAVREMKLAMQENFPHPEV comes from the coding sequence ATGATTCGACTGGGTGTGAATATCGATCATGTTGCCACCGTACGGCAGGCACGACGCGGGTTCGAGCCCGATCCCGTACTGGCCGCCGGGTTGGCACTTCTGGGCGGTGCGGATACGATCACCATTCACTTGCGGGAAGACCGCCGTCACATCCAGGATCGCGATCTTTATATTCTCCGACAGACACTTCCTTCGGGATTGAATCTGGAGATGGCCTGTTCCGATGAAATCGTTCAACTGGCACTGAAGACGAAGCCCGATCAGGTAACGCTGGTTCCAGAGAAACGCCAGGAACTCACAACCGAAGGCGGTTTGGACGTTATTGGCAACGAGGCCGCGGTTGCTCAAGTGACCCAGCAACTGGGAAGCGCAGGAATTGACGTATCCCTCTTCATCGACCCCTCCATTGAGCAAGTGGAGAAATCGGCGAAACTCGGCGTGCGTGCGATCGAATTTCACACCGGTTCCTATGCGGAAGCCAGGGGCCGCGATGCGGTAGCTCATCAGCTTGGTCTCCTGCGTAAAGCAGCGGCGCGGGCGATCAAACTCGGATTGCACGTGCACATGGGGCACGGCTTGAATTACCTCAATGTCCAGCCGATCGTGCGGATTCCCGGAGTCGAGGAGTTGAACATTGGGCATAGTATCATCAGCCGGGCGATATTCGTAGGATTGGAAAGAGCGGTTAGAGAGATGAAGTTGGCAATGCAGGAAAACTTCCCCCACCCCGAAGTATGA
- a CDS encoding energy-coupling factor ABC transporter ATP-binding protein — protein sequence MTSEPILSVEELEYRYPDGRVALHRVSFAIRQGECVGILGANGAGKTTLFLLLSGVLKARQGKVLVAGLNPFDLQDRKKLPTKLGIVFQDSDDQIFHATVEEDVAFGPLNQGLPIAEVQGRIQEAMKLAGIVGLEQRCPLKLSGGEKRKVALAGILAMRPEIILFDEPSVFLDARGRRSLVETICGLQQTKLIASHDLELIRASCNRILLMDEGRVIADGPAEDLLSNGELLRQHGVM from the coding sequence ATGACGAGCGAACCGATACTTTCCGTCGAGGAATTGGAATATCGCTATCCCGACGGCCGGGTGGCCCTGCATCGAGTATCCTTTGCGATTCGCCAGGGCGAATGTGTGGGAATTCTCGGGGCAAACGGCGCGGGTAAAACGACACTTTTCCTATTACTTTCGGGCGTGCTGAAAGCCCGGCAGGGCAAGGTACTGGTCGCCGGGCTAAATCCTTTTGATCTCCAGGATCGAAAAAAGCTGCCGACTAAGTTGGGAATCGTTTTTCAGGATAGCGATGATCAGATTTTTCATGCGACCGTGGAGGAAGATGTTGCCTTTGGCCCATTGAATCAGGGCTTGCCAATTGCGGAAGTGCAGGGCCGTATTCAGGAGGCAATGAAGTTAGCGGGGATTGTTGGTCTGGAACAACGCTGTCCCTTGAAACTCTCGGGCGGCGAGAAACGCAAGGTGGCCCTGGCCGGGATTCTGGCGATGCGGCCGGAAATCATTCTCTTCGATGAACCGAGTGTATTCCTGGATGCCCGCGGTCGGCGTTCGCTGGTTGAGACGATTTGCGGACTCCAGCAAACCAAATTAATCGCTTCTCATGATCTGGAATTGATCCGGGCCAGCTGCAATCGAATTCTGCTGATGGATGAAGGGCGAGTGATCGCCGATGGGCCTGCAGAAGATTTGTTGTCCAACGGGGAGTTGCTACGACAGCATGGGGTCATGTGA
- a CDS encoding HU family DNA-binding protein, translating into MANPKSITKVELYNQIADATGMTKAQVKTFFDGLTATIIKNLGKKGPGVLTLPGLFKLRAVKKPAVKGGKEVLNRLTGQMTITKNKPASTSVRARALKGLKEALK; encoded by the coding sequence ATGGCTAACCCGAAGTCGATTACGAAAGTTGAATTGTACAACCAGATCGCGGATGCGACCGGCATGACCAAGGCTCAGGTCAAAACTTTCTTCGACGGTTTGACCGCAACCATCATCAAGAATCTCGGCAAAAAGGGCCCCGGCGTTCTGACGCTCCCCGGCCTTTTCAAGCTCCGAGCGGTGAAGAAACCCGCAGTGAAGGGCGGCAAGGAAGTTCTCAATCGACTGACGGGCCAGATGACCATCACCAAGAACAAGCCCGCCTCGACCTCGGTCCGCGCTCGGGCTCTCAAGGGGCTCAAAGAAGCTCTCAAGTAA
- the pyk gene encoding pyruvate kinase: protein MAIERQTRIVATLGPSTDSEERLRAILDAGMDVARINCSHGSAEEHLQRIDRLRTIARQLGKNVAILADLPGPKLRVFLPSERELRGGDTISFSLSHTPVAAEDITITEPEMLQDVKPNERILLDDGRLQLVAGEKLKDRLLAKVVIGGKLLPKKGLNLPDTPLTIPALTDADRTALAFLAKSGCDWLALSFVRSAEAAEELRLAAKSFGLDVPLIAKMERPEAVERAEEIVRAFDGIMVARGDLGVEIPLERVPTVQKRLITLARSYGKPVITATDMLDSMRKNPRPTRAEASDVANAIYDGTDAIMLSGETAAGDYPVESVLCMSKIALEAESHLADLTDPMVQLNLKTEDVDDIITNEVYDLANKLKVDAIVTPTLSGRTARLIARHRPKAMVVAPSPSEFVVRQMALVWGLKPVHMIYCRRAGDDRMSTAIQHSFDAKVLTEGMRVLVLAGHPIEGGDYLPTIRLLKIGPDGKPVAPS from the coding sequence ATGGCTATCGAACGTCAAACGCGCATCGTTGCAACTCTGGGTCCTTCGACCGATTCGGAGGAGCGACTGCGAGCGATACTGGATGCCGGGATGGATGTGGCCCGCATCAACTGTTCCCATGGGAGCGCTGAAGAGCACCTCCAGCGGATCGATCGACTGCGAACTATTGCCCGGCAACTCGGCAAGAATGTTGCCATTCTGGCGGATCTGCCCGGTCCTAAACTCCGAGTGTTTCTCCCCTCAGAACGCGAACTTCGAGGCGGCGATACGATTTCCTTCAGCCTCTCCCACACTCCGGTTGCGGCGGAGGACATCACTATAACGGAACCGGAGATGCTTCAAGATGTGAAGCCAAACGAACGCATTCTTCTGGATGATGGCCGGTTGCAACTGGTAGCCGGGGAGAAATTGAAGGATCGACTCCTGGCGAAAGTCGTCATCGGGGGAAAATTACTTCCCAAGAAAGGATTGAACCTACCCGACACGCCGCTGACCATACCCGCGTTGACGGACGCCGACCGCACCGCTCTGGCGTTCCTCGCGAAATCCGGATGTGACTGGCTGGCACTCTCCTTCGTTCGGAGCGCGGAAGCAGCGGAGGAACTCCGTTTGGCGGCTAAAAGTTTCGGCCTGGATGTGCCGCTAATCGCCAAGATGGAACGTCCGGAGGCCGTGGAGCGAGCGGAAGAAATCGTGCGAGCCTTTGACGGTATTATGGTGGCGCGCGGCGATTTAGGCGTCGAGATCCCGTTGGAAAGAGTGCCCACGGTTCAGAAACGCTTGATTACCCTGGCGCGTTCTTACGGCAAGCCGGTGATTACCGCGACGGATATGCTCGATTCGATGCGAAAAAACCCTCGGCCGACGCGTGCGGAAGCCAGTGACGTTGCTAACGCGATTTACGATGGGACCGATGCCATCATGCTCTCCGGGGAGACCGCTGCCGGCGATTACCCGGTGGAAAGCGTGCTCTGCATGTCCAAAATTGCCCTGGAAGCGGAATCGCACCTGGCCGATCTGACCGATCCGATGGTGCAACTGAATTTGAAGACCGAAGACGTCGACGACATCATTACCAATGAAGTTTACGACCTGGCAAATAAGCTGAAAGTCGACGCCATTGTCACTCCAACTCTATCTGGTAGAACCGCCCGGTTGATTGCTCGGCACCGCCCGAAAGCCATGGTAGTGGCTCCCTCCCCTTCGGAGTTTGTCGTCCGGCAAATGGCTCTGGTCTGGGGTCTGAAACCTGTGCATATGATTTACTGCCGCCGCGCGGGTGATGATCGAATGTCGACAGCGATTCAGCACTCTTTCGACGCAAAGGTTCTCACGGAAGGTATGCGGGTACTGGTTCTCGCAGGGCACCCGATTGAAGGAGGGGATTATCTGCCAACCATTAGACTTTTGAAAATCGGGCCCGATGGCAAGCCGGTGGCTCCGTCCTGA
- the rpmA gene encoding 50S ribosomal protein L27 — protein sequence MAHKKGQGSVRNGRDSAPKRLGVKAYAGQFVTVGSIIIKQRGTKFLPGRNVKRAKDDSLFALVEGLVSFDREGRRVNVTAPVVAEVAK from the coding sequence ATGGCACATAAGAAAGGTCAGGGCTCGGTACGTAACGGACGAGACTCGGCCCCCAAACGGCTCGGCGTCAAAGCTTACGCCGGTCAGTTCGTCACGGTTGGCAGCATCATCATCAAGCAACGGGGTACGAAGTTCCTTCCCGGTCGCAACGTGAAGCGAGCTAAGGATGATTCTCTGTTCGCCTTGGTCGAAGGTCTGGTATCATTCGATCGCGAAGGCCGTCGTGTGAATGTGACGGCTCCCGTGGTTGCAGAAGTCGCGAAATAA
- a CDS encoding DUF3467 domain-containing protein codes for MAEEANKPEAAPPVTTPAATADQQMRLTVNTANMTTSYSNFFRVTATFEELIMDFGLHSGLMTQSGPEAVRINQRMVLSFPTAKRLLTALNMAIGRHEQVFGAVEVDPQRRFRPQQGQTGNRS; via the coding sequence ATGGCAGAAGAAGCAAACAAGCCAGAAGCAGCGCCACCGGTCACGACGCCAGCTGCAACCGCCGATCAGCAGATGCGATTGACGGTCAACACCGCCAATATGACCACGAGTTATAGTAACTTTTTCCGCGTCACGGCGACGTTCGAAGAGTTGATAATGGACTTCGGTCTCCATTCCGGGTTGATGACGCAGAGTGGACCAGAAGCCGTTCGCATCAATCAGCGCATGGTGTTGAGCTTCCCGACTGCCAAACGGCTTCTGACCGCCTTGAACATGGCCATCGGCCGTCACGAACAGGTTTTCGGGGCCGTCGAAGTGGATCCGCAGCGCCGTTTTCGACCGCAACAGGGCCAGACCGGCAACCGATCGTAA